The genomic DNA CAGGGGCTGGACTTCGGCCGGCTGGGCGGGATCCTGCTGGGCGTCCTGGCGATCTACCTGGCGGCCTTCGTCTTCGGCTGGTTCCAGGCCCGGCTCACGGCCCGTATTGTCCAGAACGCCATGTACCGGCTGCGGCGCGACGTGGACGGCAAGCTGTTCCGCCTGCCCATGTCCCACTTCCAGCAGCAGTCGCGCGGAGATGTCCTGAGCCGGGTCACCAATGACATCGACAACCTGGCCCAGACCCTCTCGCAGAGCCTCACCCAGATAGTCACTTCCGTGCTGACCATCATTGGTGTCCTGGCGATGATGCTCTCCATTTCCCCGCTGCTGGCGCTGATCGCCGTGGTCACGGTTCCGGTCTCCGCCCTGGTGACGGTACTCATTGCCCGGCGCTCGCAGGCGGAGTTCAAAACGCAGTGGAAATCCACCGGTGAGGTGAACGGCTATATCGAGGAAATGTTCACCGGCCAGGACGTGGTGAAGGCCTTCGGGCAACAGGAACGGGTGATTGAAGGATTCGCGCCGGCCAATGACCGTCTGTTCCGGTCAGCATTTCGGGCACAGTTCGTTTCCGGCATCATCATGCCGGCGATGATGTTCATCTCGAACCTGAACTACGTGGCAGTGGCCGTGGTGGGCGGGCTGCAGGTGGCCGGCGGGCAGCTGTCCATCGGCGGGGTCCAGGCCTTTGTGCAGTACAGCCGGCAGTTCAGCCAGCCCCTTGGCCAGCTGGGCGGGCTGATCAACATGCTCCAGTCCGGCGTCGCCTCGGCCGAACGCGTGTTCGCGCTGCTGGATGCGCGGGAACAGGAACCGGATCCGGCGCACCCGGAACATCTGGACAAGGTGCGCGGACGGGTGGCCTTCGAAGACGTGTCCTTCAGCTACAGTCCTGAAGCGCCGCTCATCAAGGATCTTTCCTTTGTCGCCGAACCGGGGCAGACGGTGGCGATTGTCGGTCCTACCGGTGCCGGCAAAACCACCCTCGTGAACCTGCTGATGCGCTTCTATGACGTTGATGCCGGACGCATCACCATTGACGGCGTGGACATTGCCCGGCTGAGCCGCGAAGAGCTGCGCAGCCGGATCGGCATGGTGCTGCAGGACGCCTGGCTCTTTGAGGGCACCGTCCGCGAAAACCTGGCCTACGGCGCCCCCGGGGCCACGGACGAGCAGATCCATGCCGCTGCACTGGCTACGCACGTGGACCACTTTGTCCGCTCCCTGCCGGAAGGCTATGACACCGTGCTGGGCTATGACGGCGGATCCCTGAGCCAGGGCCAGCGGCAGCTGCTGACAATCGCCCGCGCCTGGCTCTCCGACCCGGCCATCCTGGTGCTGGATGAGGCAACCAGCTCCGTGGACACCCGCACCGAGGTGGCCATCCGGATGGCAATGAATGCCCTCCGTCAGGACCGGACCAGCTTCGTGATTGCGCACCGGCTCTCCACCATCCGCGACGCGGACGTCATCCTGGTGGTGCGCAACGGAGAGATTGTGGAGCAGGGTGTCCATGACGCGCTGCTCGCTGCCGAGGGCTTCTATGCCGAGCTGTACCGCTCCCAGTTCGCCGGACCTGCAGTGGAATCGGCCGGGGGTGCTGAGGCGGCCGCTGCGCCGTCCACACCGGACGGGCACTAGCATGGCATCATGACTCCCGCGCCCGGCACCGGCCCTGAATCGCCCTCCACCGTCACCGATCCCGGTGTCCTGCCCTGGGTTCGGATCGACGCTGCAAGCTCGGTCCCCCCGTACGAGCAGTTGCGCCTGCAGATCCTGGACGCCGTTAACGAGGGCCGGCTCGCCGTGGGCACCCGGCTGCCGCCGGTCCGCGCGCTGGCAGGCCACCTTGGGCTTGCGGTCAACACGGTGGCGCGGGCCTACCGGGAGCTGGAACAGGCCCAGGTGGTCACCACCCGCTCCCGGGCGGGAACAGTGGTGGCCGCCGCCGGTGACGCCGGCCGCAGCCGGGTAGCCGAGGCCGCCCGGGTGTTTGCCGACGCGGCCCGCGCCAACGGCATTCCCGCGGACGACGCCGTCGCGCTGGTGCGCGCCGCCCTGCAGTAAGGCTGCTGCTCTTCGCCCGCGGCGAAACTCGGCTGCTCGAATACGTTTTCGAATCGGTGTTTGAACTAGAGTGGAAAACGTGCCTAAATCGACTCTCACGACGGCGGACACTGTGTTTGCGCCGCATACTGCCAATGATCTGTCCCGACTGGTAGTGAAGGGGGCGCGCGAGCACAACCTCCGGAACGTTGACCTGGATCTGCCCCGGGACGCCATGATCGTGTTCACCGGCCTGTCCGGCTCCGGAAAGTCGTCGCTGGCCTTCGACACCATCTTTGCGGAAGGACAGCGCCGCTACGTCGAATCGCTTTCCGCCTACGCCCGCATGTTCCTGGGCCAGGTGGACAAGCCCGACGTCGACTTCATCGAAGGCCTCTCGCCTGCGGTCTCGATTGACCAGAAGTCCACATCGAAGAACCCGCGTTCCACCGTGGGTACCATCACCGAGATCCATGACTACATGCGCCTGCTCTGGGCACGCGTGGGACGCCCGTTCTGCCCCGTCTGCGGCGAGCCGGTCAGCCGGCAGACCCCGCAGGCCATTGTGGACCAGCTCCTGGAGCTTGAAGAAGGTACCCGCTACCAGGTCCTCGCCCCGGTGGTCCGCGGCCGCAAGGGCGAATTTGTGGACCTGTTCAAGGAACTTGCCGCCAAGGGCTACTCCCGTGCCCGGGTGGACGGCAAGCAGATCCAGCTCTCCGACCCGCCCAAGCTCGGCAAGCAGATCAAGCACAACATCGAAGTGGTGGTGGACCGCCTCGTAGCCAAGGACGGCATCCGGCAGCGGCTCACCGACTCGGTGGAAACCGGCCTGGCCCTGGCCGATGGCCGGATAGTGGTCGACTTCGTGGACCTGCCCGAGGACAGTGAGGACCGCACCCGGGCCTTCTCCGAAAACCTGGCCTGCCCGAACGAGCACCCGCTGGCCATTGACGAGATTGAGCCGCGCTCCTTCTCCTTCAACAACCCCTTCGGTGCCTGCCCGGTCTGCACCGGCATCGGCTCCAAGCTGGAGGTGGATGAGGACCTGATCATTCCGGACCCGTCCAAGTCCCTGGCCGAAGGCGCCATCGCTCCCTGGTCACTGGGCGCCGCCACCACCGAATACTGGAACCGGCTGCTTGAAGGCCTGGCCAAGGACATGGGCTTTTCCATGGACACCCCGTGGAAGAAGCTGTCCGCCAAGGCGCGCGAGGCAGTCCTCAACGGCAAGGACCACAAGGTGGTGGTCCAGTACCGGAACCGCTTCGGCCGCGAACGCAAGTACAGCACCGGCTTCGAAGGCGTCATCCAGTACATCCACCGCAAGCACCTGGAAACCGAATCGGACCATGCCCGGGACCGGTACGAGGAGTACATGCGCGAAATCGCCTGCCCCGAGTGCGGGGGAGCGCGGCTGAACCCTGCCTCCCTCTCCGTGCTGATCAACGGCCGCAACATTGCCGAGATCAGCGCCCTACCGCTCCGTGAGGCCGCCGAGTTCCTGGGCAGCCTGACCCTCACCGGACGGGAAGCACAGATCGCCAGCAACGTACTCAAGGAGATCCAGGCGCGGCTGACGTTCCTGCTCGACGTCGGACTCGAATACCTGAGCCTGAACCGGCCGGCGGCCACCCTCTCCGGCGGCGAGGCACAGCGCATCCGCCTGGCCACCCAGATCGGTTCCGGCCTGGTGGGCGTGCTGTACGTGCTCGACGAGCCGTCCATCGGCCTGCACCAGAAGGACAACCGGCGGCTGATCGAAACCCTGACCCGGCTGCGCAGCCTGGGCAACACCCTGATTGTGGTGGAGCACGACGAAGACACCATCCATGAAGCGGACTGGATTGTTGACGTCGGACCCGGTGCCGGTGAGCGCGGCGGCGAGATTGTGCACTCCGGTCCGTTGGCTGAGCTGCTCACCAACGAACGCTCCATTACCGGTGCCTACCTTTCCGGCCGGAAGAAGATTGAGATCCCGGCCAAACGGCGCAAGGTGGACAAGTCCCGCCAGCTGAAGATCGTGGGCGCGCGGGAAAACAACCTGCAGAACCTGAACGTGGACATTCCGCTGGGCGTGTTCACGGCGGTGACCGGTGTCAGCGGCTCGGGCAAGTCCACGCTGATCAACGACATCCTCTACAAGACCATGGCGAACAAGCTCAACGGCGCCAAGCATGTGGCCGGCCGGCACACCCGGGTGGAGGGCCTGGAGCAGCTGGACAAGGTCATCCACGTGGACCAGAGCCCCATCGGCCGCACGCCGCGTTCCAACCCGGCCACCTACACCGGCGTCTGGGACCACATCCGCAAGCTTTTCGCGGAGACCAATGAGGCGAAGGTGCGCGGCTACCTGCCGGGCCGGTTCTCCTTCAACGTCAAGGGCGGGCGCTGCGAAGCCTGCCACGGCGACGGCACGCTCAAGATCGAGATGAACTTCCTGCCGGACGTGTACGTGCCCTGCGAGGTGTGCCACGGCGCCCGGTTCAACCGGGAAACCATGGAAGTCCACTACAAGGGCAAGAACATTGCCGAGGTGCTGGACATGCCGATCGAGGAAGCAGCGGAGTTCTTCGCAGCGTTCGGTCCCATCTCCCGGCACCTGAACACGCTGGTGGACGTGGGCCTGGGCTACGTCCGGCTCGGCCAGCCGGCCACCACGCTCTCCGGCGGCGAGGCGCAGCGCGTGAAACTGGCGAGCGAGCTGCAGAAGCGCTCCAACGGCCGCAGCATCTACGTCCTGGACGAGCCGACCACCGGCCTGCACTTCGAGGACGTCCGCAAGCTGCTGGAAGTGCTGCAGGGTCTGGTGGACAAGGGCAACACCGTGATCACCATTGAGCACAACCTCGACGTGATCAAGAGCGCGGACTGGATCATTGACCTGGGTCCCGACGGCGGCAACGGCGGCGGCAGGGTCGTGGCCTCCGGCACCCCGGAGAAGGTGGCCAAGGTGGAGGGCAGCCACACGGCCACGTTCCTCGCGGAGATCCTCAACCCGTAGCCGTTCTGCGGCAGGGCGCCATGATGCCCCCGGGCGGTCCGTTTCGGCGGACTGTCCGGGGGCATTCCCGTCTTCCGGACCGCGTGATGTTTGGCCCGGCCATGCCGTGTTGCCCGGGCACGGCGCGACGCTGCCACAGACACTTCTGCGGAATATAACCGCCGCCGACATATTCCATTATTGGTATACCTTTTTCCCTTAGTCCTTCCCTGTATGCCAAACTTGGGCCGTGACTTCTCCCCGGCTCTTGGTGCTCTTTGATCTCGATGGAACGCTGGTTGACCCCAACGGCGCCATCACCGGCGGTATCAGTGCCGCCCTGTCCGCCTGCGGCCTTCCGGTTCCGGCTGACGCGGACCTGCAGCGGATGGTGGGCCCCGCCCTCGTGACCTCCCTGCGGGATATCGCAGGCGTACCGGAAAGCCGGGTCGAAGAGGTTATCCGGCAATACCGCACCGGCTACCGGTCCGCCGGGATGGCACAGAGCCGTCCCTACCCGGGGATCCGCGACGCCGTCGAGCGGCTGGGCGCCCTGCACACGGTGGCCGTTGCCACCCAGAAGCCGGAGGCCCTGGCCGTGGAACTCCTCGGAGTGCAGGAGATGGGTGGACTCTTCGCCTCCGTGCACGGCTCACCGGCGGATGAACAGGCCGCCGCCGCACTGGACGGCAAGCGCAGCATTATCCGTGCGGCCCTGGAACGGCACGCCGGGAGCTACGACGCAGCCGTGATGATCGGCGACAGGCGCCACGACGTCGAGGGTGCACACGCCAACGGACTGGACTGCATCGGTGTGTCCTGGGGCTTCGCAGCCCCGGGCGAACTGGACGGAGCCGGCGCCGCCGTTGTGGTGGATACCGCCGCGGAACTGGTGGATGCGGTACTGCGCTCCGCTGAGAACGGACCGGCGCTCCATGGCGCTCTATAACCTCACGCGGACCAGTATCCGCGGCCTTGTGGGCGGCCTGTGCCGGCCCACCATCACCGGACTGGAGAACGTACCGTCCAGCGGACCCTTCATTGTGGCCTGCAACCATCTCTCCTTCCTGGACAGCGTCCTGGTGCAGGCGCTGCTGCCGCGGCGGGTCGGGTTCTTCGCGAAGGCCGAGTACTTCACCGGCACGGGCCTCAAGGGCTACGCCATGAAGAGCTTCTTTGAAGGCGTGGGGTCCATCCCGGTGCAGCGTGACCAGCAGGCCGCCAGTGTGGCAGCCCTCCGGACCCTGCTGGACATCCTCGAGGACGGCGGAGGGGTAGGCATCTACCCCGAGGGCACCCGCTCACGGGACGGGCTGCTCTACCGCGGCCGGACCGGCGTCGGCTGGCTGGCACTGACCTCCGGTGCCCCCGTGGTTCCGGTGGGCCTGATCGGCACGGAGAACCTGCAGCCGGCGGGCAAAAAGACCGTGAAGCCGGGGCACTTCACCCTGAGGGTCGGTGCGCCGCTGTACTTCCAGAAGACCGGACCCGAACATGCCCTTCCGGCGCGCCGGCAGGCCACGGACCGGGTCATGGACGCCATCGCCGAACTCACCGGCCAGGAGCGCGCGGAGAGTTACAACCGCAACCGGCCCGAGGGGTAGCCCGCGGGGTTCAGCGTCCCGCGAAACGCCGGCCGTAGGTCAGGGACGCCGCGGAGGCGAACGTAGGATGGAACAGTGGCAGATCCAGCAACCTACCGGCCAAAAACAGGGGAGATCCCCACGGCCCCGGGCGTTTACCGTTTCCGGGATGAACACGGCCGGATCATCTACGTGGGCAAGGCCAAGAACCTCCGCTCCCGACTGAACTCCTACTTCGCCAATCCGCGCGGCCTGATGCCCAAAACCAGGGCCATGGTGCACACTGCCGCCGGCGTGGAGTGGACCGTGGTGGGAACCGAGCTGGAAGCACTGCAGCTTGAATACACGTGGATCAAGGAATTCAATCCGCGGTTCAACATCATGTTCCGGGACGACAAGTCCTACCCCTACCTGGCCGTGACCATGGGGGAGAAGTACCCCCGCGCCCAGGTGATGCGCGGCGACCGGCGCAAGGACACCCGCTATTTCGGGCCCTTCTACCCGGCCAAAGCCATCCGGGAAACCCTGGACACGCTGCTCCGCGTCTTTCCGGTGCGCACCTGCAGCAGCGGCGTTTTCAAGCGCGCCGAACGCACCGGCCGGCCCTGCCTGCTCGGCTACATCGACAAGTGCGCCGCCCCCTGCGTGGGGAGGATCAGCCCCGAAGACCACCGCCAGCTCGCCGCCGAGCTGTGCGATTTCATGGCAGGGGAGGGCAAACGGTTCATCTCCAGCCTGGAAAAGGAGATGCAGGCCGCGGTGTCCGAACTGGACTATGAGACCGCGGCCCGTCTCCGCGACGACATTTCGGCACTGCGCAAAGTGTTCGAGCGCAACAACGTAGTGCTCAGCGAAGACACCGACGCGGACATTTTCGCCCTCGAAGAGGATGAGCTGGAGGCCTCAGCCCAGGTCTTCCACGTCCGCGGCGGGCGCATCCGCGGACAGCGCGGCTGGGTGGTGGAAAAGGTGGAGGACAACGACACCGCGGATCTGGTGGAGCACCTGATCCAGCAGGTCTACGGCGAGGCGAATTCCACGGACCGCATTCCGCGCCAGGTCCTGGTCCCGGTGCTTCCCCCCAATGCCGAGGAACTGGCCGAGTGGCTGCACGGCCTGCGGGGCGCGCGGGTGGACATCCGGGTGCCCATGCGCGGCGACAAAAAAGCGCTCATGGAAACCGTGGCCCGTAACGCCTCCGATGCCCTCCGGCTGCACAAGAGCCGCCGGGCGGGCGACATCACCACGCGCTCTGCCGCCCTGCAGGAGCTCCAGGAGGCCCTGGACCTGGACGCGGCTCCGCTGCGGATCGAATGCTATGACATCTCCCACGTCTCCGGCACCAATGTAGTGGCCTCCATGGTGGTGGCCGAAGACGGCCTGCCCAAGAAATCCGACTATCGGAAGTTCTCCATCACCGGAGAAGCCGCACGTGATGACACTGCCTCCATGTATGACGTCATTTCGCGGCGCTTCCGCAACTACCTGGCTGAAAACGCGGATCCGGCAGCTGATCCGGATGCCCCGCAGGAACTGCCGGCAGAGCGCCTCGACGACGGCGCAACCGACGTGCAGCCGCTCACGGATACCCTGACCCCGGCGCCGCGCACCAAGTTCGCCTATCCGCCGAACCTGGTGGTGGTCGACGGCGGCCAGCCCCAGGTTGCCGCGGCCTCCAGGGCACTGGCGGACCTGGGCATCACCGACGTGCAGGTGGTGGGTCTGGCGAAACGCCTCGAGGAGGTCTGGGTCCCGGACAGCGATTTCCCGGTGATCCTGCCCCGCGCCTCCGAAGCACTGTTCCTGCTGCAGCGTATCCGCGACGAGGCGCACCGGTTTGCCATCACCTTCCACCGCCAGAAGCGCGGCAAGTCCATGACCGCTTCGCTCCTGGACGAGGTCCCGGGCCTGGGCCCCGCCAAGCGGCAGGCCCTGCTCAAGCACTTTGGCTCAGTGAAGAAACTCCGGGCTGCCTCCGAGGAGGAACTGCAGCAGGTTCCCGGCATCGGACCGGCCATGGCTGCTAACCTCCGCAGCCGTCTGGCCGATAGTTCCAAGGCGGAGGCGGCACCGGCAGTGAACATGTCCACCGGCGAAATCCTGGAAACTTAGCTACGCTGGGAAACCGGCGTGTCGCGGGAACGGATGATGCCTTTCCGGGCAGGGCCAGGCAGTGCAACAGGATGGGATCACACCACATGACGCAAGAGGACGGCTTGTCCATAGTCAAGCCCGAGGAATCCGAGCTGCTCGTTGTCACGGGCATGTCCGGCGCCGGACGCAGCACGGCTGCGAACGCGCTCGAGGACCACGGCTGGTACGTGGTCGAGAACCTCCCGCCGCTGATGCTGGGCACCCTCACCGAACTGGTGTCCAGGATGCCGCAGTCCATCCCCAAGCTGGCCGTAGTCATCGATGTCCGCAGCAAGGAGCTCTTCCGGGACATCCAGGAAGCCCTGCGGAACCTGCGTGCCGCGGGCGTCGCCTACCGGGTGCTCTTCCTCGACGCCGACGACGCAACCCTGGTCCGCCGGTTTGAACAGGGCCGGCGCCCGCACCCCCTTCAGGGGGACGGCAGCATCCTGGATGGCATCGCCTCCGAACGCGAGGTGCTTGCCGAGCTGCGGGACAGCTCCGACGTCGTGGTGGATACCTCCAAGCTGAACGTGCACGCGCTGGCCACCACCGTCACCGAGCTGTTTACCGAGTCCGGTCCCATTGTGCTGCGCCTGAACGTGATGAGCTTCGGCTTCAAATACGGACTGCCCGTGGACGCGAACTACGTGGCGGATGTCCGCTTCATCCCCAACCCGCACTGGGTCCCGCAGCTGCGCCCGCACACCGGGCTGGACGAGAATGTCCGGGACTATGTCCTGCAGGCCAAGGGAACCGCCGAGTTCCTGGACCGCTACGTGGAAGCCCTGGAGCCGGTCATCGACGGCTACCGCCGGGAGAACAAGCACTACGCCACCATTGCCGTGGGCTGCACCGGCGGCAAGCACCGCTCCGTAGCGGTTACCGAAGAGCTGGCCAAGCGCCTGGCCCAGCTTCCACGCGTCACCGTCAGCTCCCACCACCGGGATCTGGGGCGCGAATAATGTCCTTTCTCACCGGACCGCTGCCCCTGATACCGGAGGCGAAGGGACGGGAGGAACCCGGTAAGGCCGGATCCGTTGTCGCCCTGGGCGGCGGCCACGGCCTCTCTGCGTCCCTGTCTGCCCTGCGGCTGCTCACCACCGACCTCACCGCCGTCGTCACCGTGGCCGACGACGGCGGGTCCTCGGGCCGCCTGCGCCGGGAGCTCGGTGTCCTGCCGCCCGGCGACCTCCGAATGGCGCTGGCCGCGCTCTGCGACGACACCGACTGGGGCAGGACCTGGCGTGACGTGATGCAGCACCGCTTCCGCTCCCGTCCGGGCGTGGACGGTTCACTGGATGACCATGCCCTGGGCAACCTGCTGATTGTCACCCTCTGGGAGCTGCTGGGGGATCCGGTAGCCGGACTGCAGTGGGCCGGTGCGCTGCTCGGTGCCCGCGGCCAGGTACTGCCGATGTCCACCCTGCCGCTGACCATTGAAGGCGACGTGATCCGCCGGACCGCTGCCGGCACCCGGATCGAAACGGTAACCGGGCAGGCCCGCCTGGCCGCCGCCGGAACCCGCAGCAATGTCCATGAGGTCAGGCTGCTGCCGGCTGACGCACCGGCCTGCCCGGCTGCCCTGGAGGCAATCGACCTTGCCGACTGGGTCATCCTTGGCCCAGGGTCCTGGTACACCTCGGTGCTTCCGCACCTGATGCTGCCGCAGCTGCGGGATGCGCTCTGCGCCACCTCCGCCAAGCGTTGCCTGACGATGAACCTGAGCAACGAAACCACGGAAACCGCGGGCATGAGCGCCGTGGACCACCTGGCTGTGATCCGGCGTTACGCCCCGGAGTTCAAGGTGGATGCCGTCCTGGTGGATCCGTCAGTGGTAGGGGACCGGGAAGCGTTCGAAGAGGCCGTCGCCGAACTGGGCGGCCGCGCGGTCTTCGGTAAGGTGGGGGCAGCGTCGGGGCGTCCGATCCATGATCCGCTCCGCCTCGCGACCGCCTTCCACGATATGTTTGGGGAGATTTAGGAGTGTTTTTGTGGCGCTGACCGCAGCAGTAAAAGAGGAACTTTCGCGCCTCGAGGTGAAAAAATCCTCAGTCCGCAAGGCTGAAGTATCGGCGATGCTGCGTTTTGCCGGGGGGCTTCACATCATCTCCGGACGCATAGTCATCGAAGCCGAAGTGGACCTTGCTTCCACCGCCCGCCGGCTCCGCTCGGCCATCGCGGAGGTCTACGGGCATGCCAGCGACATCATTGTGGTCTCCGGCGGCGGCCTGCGCCGCGGAAACCGCTACGTGGTGCGCGTAGTCAAGGACGGCGAATCCCTGGCCCGGCAGACCGGGCTGCTCGACTCCCGCGGCCGTCCCGTCCGCGGCCTGCCCTCAGTGGTGGTCAACGGCTCCGCAGCCGACGCCGAAGCCGTCTGGCGGGGCGCCTTCCTGGCACACGGGTCCCTCACCGAGCCCGGCCGTTCCTCCTCCCTGGAAGTTACCTGCCCGGGACCCGAGGCCGCCCTCGCCCTGGTCGGTTCCGCCCGCCGGATCGGCATTTCCGCCAAGGCACGCGAGGTCCGCGGAGTGGACCGCGTGGTGATCCGCGACGGCGACACCATCGCCGCCCTGCTTACCCGGATGGGCGCCCACGATGCGCTGATGGTGTGGGAGGAACGGCGGATGCGCAAGGAAGTGCGGGCCACCGCAAACCGGCTCGCCAATTTCGACGACGCGAATCTGCGCCGTTCGGCCCAGGCCGCCGTCGCTGCCGGCGCCCGTGTGGAGCGTGCCCTGGAAATCCTGGGCGAGGACGTGCCCGAGCACCTGCGCTACGCGGGGGAGCTGCGCGTGGCACACAAGCAGGCCAGCCTCGACGAACTGGGCCACCTGGCCGAACCGCCCATGACCAAGGACGCCATCGCCGGCCGGATCCGGCGGCTGCTTGCCATGGCCGACAAGAGGGCAGCTGAACTGGGGATTCCGGGTACTGAGTCCAGTGTCACGCCGGAAATGTTGGATGAATAGCGATATTGCATAGGATGGACTAAGCATGCTGCCTTTTGGCGGCACCATGAGTTTCCGGACGGGCATTCCGTCCGGATCATCGATCCGACATATCAACGGAGGATTTTCGTGAACGAATACACACTGCCGGAACTGCCGTACGACTACGCAGCCCTGGAACCCCACATCTCCGCGCGCATCATGGAACTGCACCATGACAAGCACCACGCCACTTATGTAGCAGGCGCCAACACGGCACTGGCACAGATGGCCGAAGCCCGCGAAAAGGGCGAGTTCGGCACCATGACGAAGCTCTCCAAGGATCTGGCCTTCCACCTGGGCGGCCACACCAACCACAGCATCTTCTGGAACAACATGTCCCCGGACGGCGGCGACAAGCCCGAAGGCGAACTCGCAGCGGCCATCGACGAGTTCTTCGGATCCTTCGACAAGTTCCGTGGCCAGTTCACCGCTGTGGCCAACTCCATCCAGGGCTCCGGCTGGGCCATCCTGGCCTACGAACCGCTGGGCAAGAACCTGGTCATCGAGCAGCTCTACGATCAGCAGGGCAACGTCCCCGTAGGCACCATTCCGCTGCTGATGCTGGACATGTGGGAGCACGCCTTCTACCTGGACTACGTCAACGTCAAGGCTGACTACGTCAAGGCCTTCTGGAACATTGTCAACTGGGCCGATGTCGCAGCACGCTTCGACGCTGCCCGCACCGGTGCCAAGGGCCTGATCGTCCCGGCCTAGTCCGTACCCAAAGAGCACCAATGTGCTCCCGTCCCGGTCCCTACGGAGACTGTGACGCGTAAGATATTCCGTAGGTCACCGTCCTGCCCGATGCTCCGGCATCC from Arthrobacter zhangbolii includes the following:
- the rapZ gene encoding RNase adapter RapZ; protein product: MTQEDGLSIVKPEESELLVVTGMSGAGRSTAANALEDHGWYVVENLPPLMLGTLTELVSRMPQSIPKLAVVIDVRSKELFRDIQEALRNLRAAGVAYRVLFLDADDATLVRRFEQGRRPHPLQGDGSILDGIASEREVLAELRDSSDVVVDTSKLNVHALATTVTELFTESGPIVLRLNVMSFGFKYGLPVDANYVADVRFIPNPHWVPQLRPHTGLDENVRDYVLQAKGTAEFLDRYVEALEPVIDGYRRENKHYATIAVGCTGGKHRSVAVTEELAKRLAQLPRVTVSSHHRDLGRE
- the whiA gene encoding DNA-binding protein WhiA, whose amino-acid sequence is MALTAAVKEELSRLEVKKSSVRKAEVSAMLRFAGGLHIISGRIVIEAEVDLASTARRLRSAIAEVYGHASDIIVVSGGGLRRGNRYVVRVVKDGESLARQTGLLDSRGRPVRGLPSVVVNGSAADAEAVWRGAFLAHGSLTEPGRSSSLEVTCPGPEAALALVGSARRIGISAKAREVRGVDRVVIRDGDTIAALLTRMGAHDALMVWEERRMRKEVRATANRLANFDDANLRRSAQAAVAAGARVERALEILGEDVPEHLRYAGELRVAHKQASLDELGHLAEPPMTKDAIAGRIRRLLAMADKRAAELGIPGTESSVTPEMLDE
- a CDS encoding superoxide dismutase codes for the protein MNEYTLPELPYDYAALEPHISARIMELHHDKHHATYVAGANTALAQMAEAREKGEFGTMTKLSKDLAFHLGGHTNHSIFWNNMSPDGGDKPEGELAAAIDEFFGSFDKFRGQFTAVANSIQGSGWAILAYEPLGKNLVIEQLYDQQGNVPVGTIPLLMLDMWEHAFYLDYVNVKADYVKAFWNIVNWADVAARFDAARTGAKGLIVPA
- a CDS encoding gluconeogenesis factor YvcK family protein, which codes for MSFLTGPLPLIPEAKGREEPGKAGSVVALGGGHGLSASLSALRLLTTDLTAVVTVADDGGSSGRLRRELGVLPPGDLRMALAALCDDTDWGRTWRDVMQHRFRSRPGVDGSLDDHALGNLLIVTLWELLGDPVAGLQWAGALLGARGQVLPMSTLPLTIEGDVIRRTAAGTRIETVTGQARLAAAGTRSNVHEVRLLPADAPACPAALEAIDLADWVILGPGSWYTSVLPHLMLPQLRDALCATSAKRCLTMNLSNETTETAGMSAVDHLAVIRRYAPEFKVDAVLVDPSVVGDREAFEEAVAELGGRAVFGKVGAASGRPIHDPLRLATAFHDMFGEI